A genomic window from Fibrobacter sp. UWR3 includes:
- a CDS encoding NAD-dependent epimerase/dehydratase family protein produces MKILVTGAAGFIASKIMAMLSARGDEVVGLDNINDYYDVRLKYGRLWENGFRSANGGVLAEIPFGQMLASSTLAGARFVRMDLADKESIDKLFAEEKFDKVVNLAAQAGVRYSITNPYAYMQSNMVGFLNILEACRHNQVKHLLYASSSSVYGLNSKVPYSEDDKVDNPVSLYAASKKSNELMAHSYAKLYGIPMTGLRYFTVYGPWGRPDMSPMLFARAISKGEPIKVFNNGDMIRDFTYIDDIAEGSVHALDHMPVAAECPNGVPYKVYNIGCSHPVKLMDFIAEIENAYGEPAKKEFLPMQPGDVYQTNADTAKLEAECGYKPHWSLHDGIAEFMKWYKSDKNPLR; encoded by the coding sequence ATGAAGATTCTGGTGACAGGTGCAGCGGGCTTTATCGCCTCGAAAATCATGGCGATGCTTTCGGCCCGCGGGGACGAGGTTGTCGGGCTCGACAACATCAACGACTATTACGATGTGCGCCTCAAGTACGGGCGCCTGTGGGAAAACGGCTTCCGTTCTGCGAACGGAGGCGTGCTTGCCGAAATCCCCTTCGGGCAGATGCTCGCAAGTTCGACGCTCGCAGGTGCGCGCTTCGTGCGCATGGACCTCGCCGACAAGGAATCTATCGACAAACTCTTTGCCGAGGAAAAATTCGACAAGGTGGTGAACCTTGCTGCCCAGGCGGGCGTGCGCTACTCCATCACGAACCCGTATGCCTACATGCAGAGCAACATGGTCGGGTTCCTGAACATTCTCGAGGCATGCCGTCACAACCAGGTAAAGCACCTGCTCTATGCTTCTTCCAGTTCTGTTTATGGCCTGAACAGCAAGGTCCCGTACAGCGAAGACGACAAGGTCGACAATCCGGTTAGTTTGTATGCGGCGAGCAAGAAGAGCAACGAACTGATGGCGCATTCCTACGCGAAGCTTTACGGCATCCCGATGACGGGACTGCGCTACTTTACGGTTTACGGCCCGTGGGGCCGCCCCGACATGAGCCCGATGCTCTTTGCCCGCGCTATCTCGAAGGGCGAGCCTATCAAGGTGTTCAATAACGGCGACATGATTCGCGACTTCACCTACATCGACGACATCGCGGAAGGCAGCGTGCATGCGCTCGACCACATGCCTGTCGCTGCGGAATGCCCGAATGGCGTGCCCTACAAGGTGTACAACATCGGCTGCAGCCACCCGGTGAAACTGATGGACTTTATCGCCGAAATCGAGAACGCCTACGGCGAGCCCGCAAAGAAGGAATTCTTGCCGATGCAGCCGGGCGACGTTTACCAGACGAACGCCGACACCGCGAAACTCGAGGCCGAATGCGGCTACAAGCCCCACTGGAGCCTGCACGACGGCATCGCCGAGTTCATGAAGTGGTACAAGAGCGACAAGAACCCGCTGCGATAG